One window of Methylococcus sp. EFPC2 genomic DNA carries:
- the infB gene encoding translation initiation factor IF-2, which translates to MSDVTVRQLAEVVGIPLDRLLTQLAEAGLSVSGAEDVLTDAEKLKLLSHLRQSHGKEQIEGAEPKKVTLQRRTVSELKQGKVAGSKTATKAVTVEVRKKRTYVKRSELPESSERLAEAEQARLALEAQQHEQEAQEALRAQQREEAAQKQAEEEARKRQEEIERAERLKALEQETAIKVEAPAVASAVPPVAAQPEAKPVEKPIVPPAQRTEPPRPRPPVAPSRPAPVRPGPAAPVSEADARRAKKKAGPAEKGGRREEGREVLELDDLRRGKGKKAKARGPVVMPEQRHGFERPTAPIVYEVQVPEAITVSDLAQRMSVKAGEVIKQLMRNGVMATINQTLDQDTAMLIVEEMGHKAIAQAEDNLEAEIIASMAEEQSAEQLPRAPVVTIMGHVDHGKTSLLDHIRKSKVAAGEAGGITQHIGAYQVKTDHGAVTFLDTPGHAAFTAMRARGAKVTDIVVLVVAADDGVMPQTREAVDHSRAAGVPIVVAVNKIDKPQADPDRVKQELVVLSVVPEEWGGDTQFINVSAKTGEGIDSLLDAILLQAEVLELKSPVAVPANGVVLESKLDKGRGAVADILVQKGVLRKGDFILCGQEFGRIRAMFNENGKPLKEAGPSMPVEILGLSAAPNAGDEFIVVTDERKAREIALHREEKTRTTKLAAQQATKLEDVFSRMGTEESLDLNLVVKADVQGSLEALRTSLVDLSTDKVKVKIVAGGVGGISESDANLAVTSGAIIIGFNVRADTGARKVIEERGVDLHYYSIIYEVIDEVKKSINGMLAPEYKEQIVGIAEVRDVFRSPKFGAVAGCMVTEGFVKRNLPIRVLRENVVIYEGQLESLRRFKDDVGEVKSGMECGIGVKNYNDVRAGDQIEVFEKVLVPR; encoded by the coding sequence ATGAGTGACGTGACAGTACGGCAATTGGCCGAAGTGGTGGGGATTCCTCTGGATCGACTGTTGACACAGTTGGCCGAGGCGGGTTTGTCGGTCAGCGGTGCCGAGGATGTGTTGACCGATGCCGAGAAGCTCAAGTTGTTGAGCCATCTGCGCCAGAGTCATGGCAAGGAACAGATCGAGGGCGCAGAGCCTAAGAAGGTCACTCTGCAGCGTCGCACGGTAAGCGAACTCAAGCAGGGCAAGGTCGCAGGTAGCAAGACCGCTACCAAAGCGGTCACCGTGGAAGTGCGCAAGAAACGCACCTACGTGAAGCGCAGCGAACTGCCCGAGTCCAGCGAGCGTCTGGCCGAGGCCGAACAAGCCCGGTTGGCCCTGGAAGCGCAGCAACACGAGCAGGAGGCTCAGGAAGCCTTGCGCGCCCAACAACGCGAGGAAGCGGCCCAGAAGCAAGCCGAGGAGGAGGCCCGTAAACGGCAAGAGGAAATCGAGCGTGCCGAACGTCTGAAGGCGCTTGAGCAGGAAACCGCCATCAAGGTCGAGGCTCCCGCGGTCGCAAGCGCGGTGCCGCCGGTCGCGGCTCAACCCGAAGCCAAACCGGTCGAAAAGCCCATAGTTCCGCCCGCCCAACGAACGGAGCCCCCGCGCCCACGGCCGCCGGTGGCACCCAGCCGCCCAGCGCCGGTACGTCCGGGTCCGGCTGCGCCGGTTTCTGAAGCCGATGCCCGTCGCGCCAAGAAAAAGGCCGGCCCCGCCGAAAAAGGCGGGCGTCGCGAGGAAGGGCGCGAAGTGCTCGAGTTGGATGATCTGCGGCGCGGCAAAGGCAAGAAAGCCAAGGCGCGCGGCCCGGTGGTCATGCCCGAGCAGCGGCACGGTTTTGAAAGGCCTACCGCGCCTATCGTTTACGAGGTTCAGGTGCCCGAGGCCATCACCGTATCCGATTTGGCCCAGCGCATGTCGGTCAAGGCGGGCGAGGTCATCAAACAGCTGATGAGAAACGGCGTCATGGCCACCATCAATCAAACGCTCGATCAGGACACCGCGATGCTGATCGTCGAGGAAATGGGGCATAAGGCCATCGCCCAGGCCGAAGACAATCTGGAGGCCGAAATCATCGCCAGCATGGCGGAGGAACAATCTGCCGAGCAGTTGCCACGCGCCCCGGTGGTCACCATCATGGGCCACGTCGACCATGGCAAGACCTCACTGCTCGACCATATCCGCAAGAGCAAGGTCGCAGCCGGCGAGGCCGGTGGCATTACCCAGCATATCGGCGCCTATCAGGTGAAGACCGACCATGGTGCCGTCACCTTCCTGGATACTCCGGGCCATGCTGCCTTCACGGCGATGCGCGCACGCGGCGCCAAGGTGACCGACATCGTGGTGCTGGTGGTGGCGGCCGATGACGGCGTAATGCCGCAGACCCGCGAGGCGGTCGATCATTCGCGCGCCGCCGGCGTGCCCATCGTGGTGGCGGTCAACAAGATCGATAAGCCGCAGGCGGATCCCGACCGGGTCAAGCAGGAGTTGGTGGTGTTGAGCGTGGTACCGGAAGAATGGGGTGGCGACACCCAGTTCATCAATGTGTCCGCGAAGACCGGCGAAGGCATCGATTCGCTGCTCGACGCCATCCTGTTGCAGGCCGAAGTGCTGGAGCTGAAGTCTCCGGTGGCGGTGCCCGCCAACGGCGTGGTTCTGGAATCCAAACTCGACAAGGGCCGCGGCGCCGTGGCCGACATCCTGGTGCAAAAGGGTGTGTTGCGCAAAGGCGATTTCATACTCTGCGGCCAGGAATTCGGCCGTATTCGTGCGATGTTCAACGAAAACGGCAAGCCGCTGAAAGAAGCGGGTCCGTCCATGCCGGTGGAGATCCTGGGACTTTCCGCCGCGCCCAACGCCGGCGACGAGTTCATCGTCGTGACCGACGAACGCAAGGCGCGTGAAATCGCCCTGCACCGCGAAGAGAAAACCCGTACTACCAAACTGGCGGCGCAACAGGCGACCAAGCTGGAGGACGTGTTCTCGCGCATGGGAACCGAAGAAAGCCTGGATCTCAACCTGGTCGTGAAGGCCGATGTCCAGGGCAGTCTGGAGGCCTTGCGGACTTCGTTGGTGGATTTGTCCACCGACAAGGTCAAGGTGAAGATCGTCGCAGGCGGCGTGGGCGGCATCAGCGAATCCGACGCCAATCTGGCGGTGACTTCCGGTGCCATCATCATCGGCTTCAATGTCCGCGCCGACACCGGTGCGCGCAAGGTGATCGAAGAGCGCGGCGTCGATCTGCACTATTACAGCATCATCTACGAGGTGATCGACGAGGTTAAGAAGTCGATCAACGGCATGCTGGCGCCGGAATACAAGGAGCAGATCGTCGGCATCGCCGAGGTGCGCGACGTGTTTCGCTCGCCGAAGTTCGGCGCGGTCGCCGGTTGCATGGTCACCGAAGGTTTCGTCAAGCGGAACCTGCCGATCCGCGTGTTGCGCGAGAACGTGGTGATCTATGAGGGCCAGCTCGAATCGCTGCGCCGCTTCAAGGACGACGTCGGCGAGGTCAAGTCCGGCATGGAGTGCGGTATCGGCGTCAAGAACTACAACGATGTCAGGGCCGGCGATCAGATCGAAGTGTTCGAAAAGGTACTGGTGCCACGTTGA
- the rbfA gene encoding 30S ribosome-binding factor RbfA translates to MPREFTRSDRVAAQIQRELADLLRTEVRDGELGMVTVSDVEATRDLSLAKAYVSFLGAKLEPKACIKRLNEAVPMLRHALGKRMRLRVLPELRFVHDESIVRGQRMDALLAGLSHEGDKADEAE, encoded by the coding sequence ATGCCGAGAGAGTTTACCCGCAGCGACCGGGTGGCCGCCCAGATTCAGCGGGAGTTGGCCGATCTGCTGCGCACCGAGGTGAGGGACGGCGAGTTGGGCATGGTCACGGTCAGCGATGTGGAGGCGACTCGCGATCTTTCCCTGGCCAAGGCTTACGTGAGTTTCCTCGGCGCGAAGTTGGAACCCAAGGCCTGCATCAAACGGCTGAACGAGGCGGTGCCCATGTTGCGGCACGCCTTAGGCAAACGCATGCGCTTGCGCGTCCTGCCCGAATTGCGTTTCGTGCATGACGAATCCATCGTGCGCGGTCAGCGCATGGATGCCCTGCTCGCAGGCCTGAGTCACGAAGGCGACAAGGCGGATGAGGCGGAATGA